The sequence GATCAAGTCTCCACTCCAGGGTTTGGGGATCACTTGAAACCCCTCTCAAGCTTCCAAGAAAAGAAAATGTGTTAACATCTTAAAAGGTATCTACACAAATCAGCAGTGTATGAGGGAGCCGTGATCCCTTGACAAGGAACTCAGAAACTGTGCCACGTATCAAATAGTACAAATAATTATATAATGGTTCAAATACTTTGGCATCACCATTGGGAAAATTCTAACATTTACCCAAGCATTATAACACTAAAAGATAATTTTACTAGTTTACGCCAACCTTAACACTGACAACTTTGATTCACTAAGTAAAGGAATCATCTTACCGAAAATTTTAGCCCTTCAATCATAATAAGTACATGGGATGAGGACTATTACTACTCTTATATACAAGTTCTACTCTCCAACCCAAGAGTCATCTAATCTTTTAGAGGACCCCGAGCTGAGCAAGAAAAGCCGCACAAAGATCCAGATATAGAAATTGTGGTCCGGTTACTCTTTGTAGATCAAGCAGATACTTCTCCTCGCGAGTCTTGTATAGCTGCCAAGAAGAAGATGCAAGATATAAGTTGGAAGCAAAACAACTTAAAACTCTCAGCTCtgttaaaaaaaagaagaagcagaTGTTTTGCTGATACTAGGTTGTCCATCACAAATGCCATTGTTTAAGTAAAAAAAGAATTCTAGATCACAACTAATAATGTTCATTGAGAAGCCATGACGTATTTCATGGGCTGGCTAATTTATCATCAGTACGAAGtcatcaaaggaattgaagaacagTCTTAATGGATAATCAAAATACCTGAACTTCAAATTTGACAGCGTTAGATGATCCACTGGAAGCGCTATCTTTATTGACTGTAGCTGAATAATCTTCAAAGAAGTTGTTACCATGTGCGGAATTGTTAACCATGCCATCAGAGCGAGGAAGCCACCTGCACTTCATGTTGTAGTGTCCAACCTTTTTCCATCCCACCTGCAATTCTTGCAAAGCGTTGAGAACTGCAGTCATTATCTGGCGAGGATGAGCTCCTGACTGCAGACCAACAAAAGATAGATCTGATAAGATATATATTGAACATTTGAAGATGTTATCTACAAAATTCAGTAATAATAGCGAATGAGTATTATTGCACAAAAGTGAGTACTGAGATGTGTTACACCATAATAGCATAACACCCATTGGGCAAGACTGCATCTTTATCACATGCATGGAAAAGGTGGAAGATAACTTGTTTACTTTAACCATTGACTAAAGATGCAATGAACAATATCCTGTACCTGAAGTCCAAGAGTCCATTTTCTCTCTACAGGGAGTTGTTTTAAACCAAGACCCTGGTGATCCATATATACTGGGATTTGTTCCACAGGAGTGACATTTTTTTCCTGAAAAAATAGACATCATTATCCCATATGAAAATATAGACATCATTATCCCATATGAAAAATATGATACAGCCCTTCTAGCAATCTTAGTAGAAAACACTACAAAGAATACACTGTTCAGAAGGAAGGGCGTTTTCGTTTTCTTCACCAGTTTAACAGACAGTGGTAAGTTACTCATTCCGCCGTAATGGATAAGAAACTTCCTAATACGACATACAATATCATTGTATAACAAAAAGAAGTGTGTTTTCTCCACCAGTTAGATACACAGTAAGAAAGTCATCAATTCTGCCAGTAAGGATAAAAGACTTCCCAGTATGACATCCAATATTATTGTAGAGCAAAAGGAAACAGACGCACCACAGATTCCTGAAACTCAGCTCCTAGATAGCCGCTGGTAGGTCGAAACCGATTGTCCAGCAACAGATAATATGCAACAGTTGCCTGAAAATTTGTTATCGATTACCACACAAGAAAGTTAAGAAATGGAGTAGTTTATAATTATCTGCACGAAGATACCTCATTTTGAACTCTGTTGCTAAGAGATtcaatcaattggttcctgtcaaATCCCATCTGAATTACTTCTGTAAGAATGTCTTCATCCATCTGCCAAATTCGAATAGAATAAACGCTGTTTACATAATGCGAGATCTAGAGGACCAAAACATAATCATACTGCAGCGAGATAAAACTACAGAAAGTTTGTGAAAAAGCACATTTGCAAAACTTAGGAGAAGAGCTCAACAGAAAATTTGTTAACCACAGAAAAGCTTCAaaaaattaatctcaagacaaaaaaaataaataaaattggcCAGATAAACTAGTATTCattatttcttttaatttttttgaatgatAGAGTAAAAAAGTATTAAGACATCTCAAAATGTGCTCAACATATATGATGCATATTACTTTTaaataacaaacaaaaaataacacAATGCCAACCAGACTCACTACTCATGTATCATTATGTTTGGTGGAGGAACATAAAATACCAATTTATCATACACAAATACCTTCTTTGCCTGTTGCATTGTGTCTGGTGGAGGAACAGCTAAATAGCGCGGAAGATGAGCTTGGAACCATGGATGCTGACGGATCTCAGGAATGGTCATTCGCTTCATGGGATCAACCACAAGCATCCTCGGGATCAATTCCCTTGCTCCAGCTGATAGATGACTTGGTAGTGTATAAATTCCACCCTGAGGTACAGGACCAAGCGAAACAAAAGGCAGGAAGACTATAATATTGACTAAATAGATTACTATAAGATAGCATGAGAGTAACAAACTTATAAAGCGTAAGTATATATCCCCTGCATCCATCTAACTATTTGCATGCCCCGGATAGGACACACTATTCAACTTCAACAACTGACACAGTTGCAAAATTAAAAATGGTAGTTTGAATTCTACAGAATCAGGTTGACCCCACAATACATCTTGGTTCACAAATACAAATTAGTTAAGTAGGATTTTACCTTTATTTTCTTGAACAGGTTAGGAATGTTTTCATCATCAAAGGGCAAAGTACCACATAGAAGGGCATACAAGATAACACCGCAGCTCCAGACATCTACCTCAGGCCCAGCATATAGTTTTCCAGATATCACCTAACAAGCAGATACATGAAACATGAGCCTTTTGGTATTCAGATCAAATTGCATCTTAACTCATGTTACAGTCCCATTAAACTATGAATAATACCAAGATTTTGATTGTTCAGTGAATACCTCGGGAGCAGCATAGTTCGGGCTTCCACAGCTTGTTTTTAAGAAATGACCATCACGCATGATATTGCTCAAGCCAAAATCAGCAATTTTCACATTGTATTTTGAATCCAACAGCAAGTTCTCGGGTTTAAGATCTCGGTGAACTACCATATTCCGGTGGCAGTACTCCACGCCAGAAATAATCTGATATCCGATGAAAGCCGTATCAAACATAAATTTCAGAAGGAACAACCAATTCCTTAACCCAGTAGTGAAACAACATAATCATCATTAGAAGTTTAAAACAAATCTGAACCAAGAGAACCAGTAACACTACCTGCTGAAAAAAGTTTCGAGCTTCATCCTCCTGCAACCTACCCTTCTCTACGATGTAATCAAACAGCTCTCCAGACTTCACATACTCCATTACAACATATATGTCACTGGGGGTCTCTATGACCTCATAAAGCCTTATAATGTGAGGGTGCATGAACAACCTCAGTATCTTGATTTCTCGTCTAACTGCAAGGTAACAAGCACAATAGAAATGTTTCAGTAGCCTCTAACAAAGAATATATCTCCAATTAATCGAATTTCATGTAACATACCCCTTGTTTCTGTTGCTTACAGAAGAATTTAGAGTGGAATGTGACACTAGAAAAGTAATGAGCTATAACTCAAGatataaggaaaaaaaatgaataacTACCAACTTGGCAGAGTGCAAGAATTTTAATAGCAGTGTGCAGGACAAACAAGACATCAGCGCAGGTTTCTACATCTCACCTTTTTCCTCCATTTCCAAGCTCCTTATTTTACGGCGATTAAGAATTTTAATAGCAACTTTGTGTCCAGTCAGTGCATGCTCTGCAATTTTCACTTTGCCAAACGAACCAATTCCTAAAGTTTTCCCAAGTTTATAATTGGGTAAAAACACATCAGCACCAGCGTTCCCTCTATTAGAACCATCCATTTTGCCTGCAGTAGAAACAAGACAAGTAAAACAATTTAGGACATGCATCATAGAAACATAATAAAGAAAAATCTGTATCAACTACACAGCAAAAGGTTGCAGTGTCTAAGTTTCGATGTGAATCAGAAATGCCCAGCACTACTCGAACAAATGAAGAGGACTAACTTTTCTGAAGTACGCTCATCTGAAATCACATAGAGGCAATCACAACAAGCTGACTTCTTATCCAAAACACCGAAAATTCCATTTCTTCTAAGACCTAGAAATCAGTGGTGGACTGTATAGCTTACTAGTTATCATTAGCTCTTATTTGATATGAATAGTTCTTCGGTAACTAATTATACATGCATTAATCTTGTAAGCTAATCATACATGCAAACATGGTTATGTTACTCATCTGATAAAAGGATCTTAGGGTAAAAAACAATTGAGGATAACTTCTCTAGATATTATAAATTCATGTGGAAAAAAAGCGTTCTACACGCACTTAGATAGACTCAAGAAACTCCTTATCGGAACCAAAAACCATCAGCAGAGTTAAATTCCTACTGATGAAATCAAATTTATCACAAAAACATACAAATTTAGTCGATTACGATCTTACTTACTTCAGCTCTAAATGAACAATTAGCTACAGTTACATTTAAATGGATACAACAACTTTAATATCTTAACCGTAGTCAAAATCAGAACATCGGGCTGAGGATTCTAACCTGGTTATTGTCAAGATGTTTCAAATTCAGATTGGATCTTCAACTGAGTTGGCTTAAAAGATGATAAACCTAAAATTAGTAAGATAAATTGAAGTCAATTTCAAATGTaaatattgaatttgaaaccctaaattgagagATTTGAGTATGTACCTAGTGGCGGGAATCAGAGTGATTTGGTAGTTATCGTCGTCATGGTTAAGGATTCGAAGAAAGAGAGAGACCAATCACCAATGACCAGATCGAGAAATTCTGGAGGAAAGAAGTTCTAGCGGAAACCAAGGCGCTTATGATACGAGTTCGAGTTTGACAAGGACTTGCAAGTAGTTAAATTTTcaactttttaatttttttgggttattttgattttggtactcaggttttgtccaattTTTTAgtttggtctaatatttgtccagcttggtgtttggtccCTGGAAAAAACGTTGACCGTAGTTGACTTCGTTAGAGTTTGACGTCCGTTTGATAATTATTATAAAAATCAGATAAAATCTAATTAATACTCTAGTTTACTGTTTTACCCCTTTACTTTACCAAAAAAGTCTTTCCAACTCACACATTCATTTTCTACATCACTTCTTCCGCCTCGACACAATTCTGCATAACCTGATAAGGCATTCTGCTACTGCAATCTCGATTCACAACACAATTAAAAATTCTCCCCCTCTCTCTAATCTAGCTCTCTTCTACTGTCATCTCGATTCTTTAgagtttactttatttttttcacAGATGAATTGGATTTAGTTTTGGTACAATTTGTATCTAAttagttagggttttgatgtATGAAAAATTGAGTTTTCAAataaaaagatacattagggtttcgatttatctttgggttttaatttttggTTGATGGCCGAATCAACCCAATAGGGGTTTCAGTAAGGGTTTCAATGAGCGGTTTTATAAAATAGtaagaaatcaaaaatattgtTGCAGGGACATAGATGTTGTTGAAGAATTAGATAGATTTGAAGACTTCTCTGTTACAATTGGTAATACCCAAATTGAATGATTTTTAACAGTGGGTTTGACTTGAATTTGAAATCAGCAGTCAATGATCGGAAGTGGCTGGATTCGATGAGCTTTAGGGTGATGTTAACGATATTGAAATCAAGGGGAGAAAAGCACAATATGGTGGTCGATGTTGAAGTAGGTAGATGGGATTTGGAAGATGGAGTCACTGCTAGGGTTTTGTTGTTAGCTGAGAAATTACGAGGAAGTAATCgaaaaagtgattgtttatgtGTAGGTGTTTGTCGAGGGTTTTTAGAAGTGAGTTGTCATTGGAATAAGGATGAGAAGATATCGATGGGTAAGAGAAGAGAGCGGTTGAATGCTGTTGTTGTATGTGGTGATGGTTGCTGCAGAAGATAAAAACCATCAAGATTTTTGGTTACTGTCGTTGGGGTTTATTGGTGGCATAATGTTACTGGAATCGATCAGCGAATTAATAGTTTTCCGAGAATGATGGATGAGGTGCAATTGAATCgaacagggtgttagtcctcaagggagttgggggagttgggtgtagttgtgttctttcccgttagtcgtgagggagttcgagggagtctctcaaaatccccgttagtcgtgggagagtttagaagagtctcccaaactccctaaaaaaccccgttagtcgtgggggagtttgaaagaaactcttaaactccctgttagtggtaaaaattagaatgatagggagtttttttgttttttgagagttctggggagttctagggagtttatagtgtattttttcctcactccaaatctctcaaaaaagtagagattttggagagtctctcaaactccctacactcaacacaccaaactctctcaaactccctatactctattacactccctcaaaatccccaagattcaaaatacattaaactccctccaactcactcgtggactaacctcCTGGAAGAGAATTAGGCTTTGCAGCTGTTGCAGAAGCCGAAGGTCGAGTTGTCTATGGAGGCGGAGGAAGAAGAATTAGGTATTAGGTAAGTAGGTCTCTTTTATCTGAGCCGTATActaagttttttcttttcagCCGTTGGATCTGAGACCAACTTCAGGGATACACTTGTAAATTTAGTAATTTATAATATGTGTATCTTATAAAATTAATAAAAGTCTGATTTGAAACAGTCAACTACGGTCAACgttttttccaagtaccaaatCTGGACAAATGTTACACCAaactcaaaaattggacaaaacttgagtaccaaaaacaaaataaccctttttttttggTTGGAAGCAAAAAGCTAGAAGTTAGTTTTGATACGTCAAAGAATTGCGTGAAATAAAACAACTTTTACAAGTTGTTTATAACTTTACTAAAAGTCAAAAATCGGTTTTGCAATAATTTTTAAGAACGatttctagagacacaaaaattagttttttgtgaaacaaaatagttttgcttTTTACTTATGTTTCTGATATCCACAAACTTCTTGCTTTTTACTTCTGCTTCTGGTATCCGCAAACTTCTTGCTTCTTAAAGTATTTCTACTTATGTGGGAGCTGAAACACTTTTATTTCTGGTGCCAAAAAAGTCGTGTTTGGATGGATTTTAAGAAGTAACTTTTTCCTTTTTAAGTCGAAAagttaaattaaaaaataaattaaaaatagaaCTTCAGAACAATTTCTAGAAGCAAAAACAATTATTTTTTGCTTTCGACTTCTGAAAATTCGAATACTCTTCTACTTCGCTGTCAAACTACATTTGATTATGGTGTTTTGCAATGGGAAACTCCAGAAGCTCTTCTACTTCTGGAAACTACCTTCGATTATGGTGTTTTGCAACGGGTACTGTGATCACTAAGTCTAGGACTCAGGCCCATGCCCAACCTTTGATTATGATTTTTCAAGTTCTACTATACGATTGTTATGTTGGAGGGCATGCATCTACTTAATGCTTTAGGTCATGTTGAGGATCTCTTCACACTCTTATTTttacactatctcacacgtttaACGTTAATTTTTTTACAAAATCTAAATGGTAGCATATTTTGAAGTTAACATTTTGGGGATATGTTTGCCTTAATAAGATATACATGCCCATAAAAAATCACCACATTCCAAAATGTATAACTCtgtcatctactactttgaaaatcaaccgtagaaaattaactaattctcaatcgttaaaattaagattggtagatggtGAAGTTTAGTATTTCAGAATGCCCTCATTTTTTTTGGAGGTATATGGAGCCTTGTAAAACGAGCATATTCCTTAATGTAGAGCCTTGTAAAACGAGCCTTACTACGTAGTAggcttatcttttgaattttacagaaaataaaattacTTAATGTTGGCTTTTCTATATACATTGTTtattaattttcttcttttttgtgaggaacaaaaacaaaaatccctAGCTAAAACAAGGCAACATTAATAGGGGAAAAAAAAGAATTATGGGGTTCCTAAGTTCTAATTGTTAAACTTaatgttggtttagcaacaaatcTTGCTTGGCTTAAGGTAATCATGTTTTGGTTAATTCGGATTAGTGCTAAGCTGGATTTAAGTCAGGTGCTTAGTTGTCATATGACTCACCTAGTGAGGTGTCAACCAACTAATGATGGACAAGTTGGTTGACTCATAGACTATGACTAATCTCTCTTCTAGCCTCTTATAAATATATGTTTTCAGCAAATAATCCATTATGGAATGagaggaaatagaagtagaagTTAAGTCATGTTCATGTTTCTGTTTGATATGCTTTTATTTCTATCTTCTCAACTTGTATTGTTATGTTTGATGTTGTTGTGCTCATATGGTGACTATGTTCAGCTAAAATTTATTACTTGACTGTTCGTTCTTATAATCTTGTTTAAGCATAAATAACGATGATTATGAAGCTGAAATCCCAACATTCTATTCTATTTCCCCTAGTAACTTCATGTTCTTCAACTACAtcatataaagattttttttagTTAGTTATACATGGAATTTTACTTGTGTTTGATTGTTTATCTGCTCATCATGGTCTTGCTTGTTAAGCTTAAGTTTTATCGGGTCGACAAATCTGGATATTTATGGACAAAAGTACAGTTGAAGACGATGAGTTCTAGTGGTAATAGTTGCACTGAACTTGGGCAACATGAATTGATTGATGGTGGAAAATCTTAAACTATGGGCTTAATATTTATACAAGAAATTATGTTTACCATCATTACCTATTGTTTCTCAGACAACAAATCTATATAATGGGTTTTGAACCGGTTTCCTGAGTTCAAGGTTATTGAAGCTCAAAAGTTCTGTTAGAAAGCTATTGGTTAATCTCTTAACATGATTTCTTATGCCATCATGTGCTGAAGTTTCTGTTTTGAGGTGACAGCAATCATGGGATGTAAGTGGAGTACCTGGACGTGCATCAGTAGGATCAGCTGTTGTTGTTTTTACAAGGCACTATATAGCTGCTTTGGGTAGTGATGACGGTACAAGTATTAGATAGCCAGCGTTTTCCTGTGGTGATGACGTGGAATATCAAAAGGAGAAACTTGTCAGACTGTACCACCACTTGAGTTAGTGTTGAATCTCTTAATTCTGGCACTTCCATGAAGGTTTCCACTGCTGCGGACTTGTGGTTCTCTTGAGAATGGTTATACACAGAGCTAATCAAGCAACAGGGGAAAAACATGATTGTTTTTCAAACCAAATAAAGTTGTCGTGGGTGCTTGCTTGGGTGTTATTGAGCAGTGGGAGACATGTTGGCTTTGTAATGGTATTCCTGCATTTCGAAGCTACACAAGATAGACTGATTGTTCTCAGGTACCTGGATCATAAGGTTGTAATTCTGAAAGGTGTTGTTGGAAAGTTTCATTGTATGCATGAGGCTTGCGGTGTGTAGAAACTATTGGTGGGTGAATATTTTGTGCCTCTTCCAACACACTGCAGCAAGAGTAAGATGACAAAGCAACAAACTTGAAGCTATGGTAATTGCTGCTAAGTGGTGATTTCAGAAGTCCCATGAAAAGAAAGTTGCTGGTTATGGAGTTTGTATGCTTGGGATAGAATATATACAGTTTACTAAGTTAAGGAGTGATGATGAGGATCAGGTCAGAGTCTCAACTTCAAACCCGTCTGTAGGTTCCACACATGGCAGTCTTTTATGTTCTCGGCTTCAGTATTATCGGTTATGACCTGCTCAGCAGGTACATATGTCAGGGAAGCTGTGGAAGTTATCGGTAACAGATAGTGTAAGTGTTGTCCTAGTTGTTGTAAGGAGTATGATTGCACATCAAAGTCATTCACTGTGCTTTTGAAATGAATGCATTTCAAAATTGTTGAAGGCTACTCATTCTTGAGGACAAGTTAGCAGGTCATTGAGTTATCTTGTTATCTAACTTGTCTATTAAACCCAAAGGTTTGATAGTCAAGTTTaaggtatgttattctcttaAGGTGCCGATTTGACTTAAGACATGATATTTTGATTTCGATTGTCTCAAAGTTGTTATTAAAGATATTTTGTACCTTCCATTACTCAACTAAGTGTCGCCAAAGTGATACTTTGAGAGTACGAAAGGGTTTTCTAATGACAATTAGGTTTTTTGTAGTCTAGTTGTTTTGCAAGGGTTATTGCAGAAAAGCAATTCCGGATATGTTGCACTACAAGTCACAGTTGCATGTGTTAAGGAAAGAAACATAGCTGCAAAGCCTTATGAATGACAGAAGTTGGAGTTTGAGGGAGGTCAGCTTGTATCCATGTATCTAACTGGAGATGCAAGTTCTGGTGGCATTCTTTAGCTCTGTGGGGTTGAGCTGACCAACCATTGAAGATTTTTCTCCAAGTAATTTCTCAACTTCTAAGTTATTCTTTTCGGAAGCAGTCAGGTATGCTTTTACTTTACAAAGCAAATTTGGACTTCGGCAGTCACAACGAAGATAATCTGTACTTTTATTACTCGACAAGCAGAGTGATGCTTTGAAAGTAATGAGAGTGTTTTAATTAGATTGAAGTTTTTTTCTGTAGTTTAGTTAGTTGGGAAGTGACTACAGAAACTCAATGCCAGAAGTGTTGCGAAACAAAGTTTTGGTTGCATGTGGCAAGGACCAAGATGTAGATAAAATGATGAAGGGTTTTGGTGGTTATGCACCAGATGTTGAGTCAAGTAGTGGCAGAATGGCAGAATGTCTGGTAAAAGTCAAAGATGGTTTTTACAGTCCCGCAGAACTATCTGTCATGAAGAAAAGGGTGTTGGCTCTAATGGTTGCATGATAAAATCAGTCAAGTTCAAGGTTAAGAAAGAGATGAAGTTGATGGTGGTACAAACCATGTAAACCAGAAAGTAGCAAAGAAGCTCTTCATCAGTTTTCGGTAAAAGAAAGGTTTGTTTATGTTTTTTCCAGATGTTATAAGTATGAGTTTTGCCTAAAGGCAATTCATATTTGTGATATTTTGGAATGAATCATGTTTCCTATTTATTGAATCTTGTGCTCTATTGAACTCAAAGGTTTAATGGAGTTGTTATTTCTATGCATGAAATGTTGATCTTAAACTCGTTAGGTTAGACTCATGTATGTTGCAATTCTGCCCAAAGGTGTTTTGCAATGATACCGAGTCTTGGTTTTGGAGTTTGAGATTATTACTTGGAAGTGTTTGAGATTCTGGCATCATGGTTTACCCAAAGGTGAACCAGTGATGGTATTGAATCTGTTCTAGTGTTTCATTGGTGTTTAGATTAAAGTACAAACAGCACTATAAGGAGGTAGAGTCCTGGAAAACAGTGGGAGCATTATAACATTTATTTTGATTATCATCTTAACTGTTTAACTTGGGTTGCTGTTTATGTTGTTCAAGGAACAAAAGATCAGTGGGAGATCAATGCAGAAAGTCCCTTTCGAGACAGCTTGTAATGAGCACAGAATAAGTCTCTTTGGAGACATAGCTCTTTGGGCATAGATAAAGTTCTCTTTAAAAATCAAGGTCTATTTTGAGACACAGAATAAACCTCTCAGAGATTAATCCAATAAAGAGATGAATTAAGGGTCTCGACGGAGACATGTTTCATTTTAAGACAAAAGTTTTCTCTTCGGAGATATATCTCTTATTGGGCAGGTATGTTTACTTATCTCGACGAAGATGTTACTCATTATTGAGCCATTTATATGTCTTGTCAGACATACCTCAGTTGAGTCAGTTATTCTCTTCGAAGATGTATCTCTTAGGAGATGTTAAATGTCTCGACAGACATACCTCAAATGAGCCAGTAGAATCTCTTTGGAGATGTCTCTTCGGAGATGTCTCTTCGGAGATGTTAAATGTCTTGACAGACATACTCAATTGAGCTAGTAGAATCTCTTCGGAGATGTTAAATGTCTTGTACGACATATCTCAACTGAGTCAGATGTATACTTGTTATATGTTTCGACGGAAACATGCCTCTTGATTGAGCCAGATGTATATTTGTCTCGATGGGAAGCATCTAGAAATCAGATATGATTGCGGTAAAAGCATATAAAGTTGCGGTGAGAGCAAATAAAGTTGCGGTGAGAGCATATAAAGATTGATTCAGGTTTaagttttttgttttgaaaaaataaagTTTAAAGTGCAGTTTGTTTGGGCATAAGGTCAAGCCATTTA comes from Papaver somniferum cultivar HN1 chromosome 7, ASM357369v1, whole genome shotgun sequence and encodes:
- the LOC113300227 gene encoding SNF1-related protein kinase catalytic subunit alpha KIN10-like, which codes for MDGSNRGNAGADVFLPNYKLGKTLGIGSFGKVKIAEHALTGHKVAIKILNRRKIRSLEMEEKVRREIKILRLFMHPHIIRLYEVIETPSDIYVVMEYVKSGELFDYIVEKGRLQEDEARNFFQQIISGVEYCHRNMVVHRDLKPENLLLDSKYNVKIADFGLSNIMRDGHFLKTSCGSPNYAAPEVISGKLYAGPEVDVWSCGVILYALLCGTLPFDDENIPNLFKKIKGGIYTLPSHLSAGARELIPRMLVVDPMKRMTIPEIRQHPWFQAHLPRYLAVPPPDTMQQAKKMDEDILTEVIQMGFDRNQLIESLSNRVQNEATVAYYLLLDNRFRPTSGYLGAEFQESVEKNVTPVEQIPVYMDHQGLGLKQLPVERKWTLGLQSGAHPRQIMTAVLNALQELQVGWKKVGHYNMKCRWLPRSDGMVNNSAHGNNFFEDYSATVNKDSASSGSSNAVKFEVQLYKTREEKYLLDLQRVTGPQFLYLDLCAAFLAQLGVL